The window CCGGAGCCTGATGCATTTATCTTTGGCTGCATACCTTGCTGCGCTACGATGGCAGGCGCGATACGCCATTGTGGTCTAGTATTCTTGGGTGAAAATTTATCGGGGTGATTATGCAGCCGTATAAAGAGGTTGAGTTTGATCATGAGCTTTGTCTGGCGATCGGCAAAGCCGTATTAGACGTGGTGGCGCAGGGGGAAGAAACCAGCGCTCCGGCGGTGATGAACGCGATTGAGCGGTCGGTGGAGCAGGGGCTGGATGATGACGAAACCGCCATCGCCGACGACGCCCTGGATTTGATGGCTCGTCTCATCCACGGCTTCAGATTCATTAATCTCGCGGGTGAAGAGGATACTTCCCATGCATTGGTTGAATTTCAAGCGCTACAAGAGTGACGTTGCCAAACAGGCTGTGCCGCCGCATTTGAATGCGGCTGAGTTTGCGCGGCATTACGCTGACAAGCCGCAAGCCGATACGGAAGAGTACCTTTCGTTGAGCGGGGAGATGTGCTGGGATGCGGTGGTGCTTTGCGCTCATCGTTCAGGCGCGCTCAGCAAGGCGAAATACAAGCAGCTGTGGCTGACGGTGTTCGATAAGCAATACAAACATTTCGTCAGCCCTGATGATACCGAGATCCGCACCATGGCGGATATGCTGCGCGCGCCGCAGGGATGTTTTATCGGTATATTTTCCCTGCGCGACGCGGCGGCGCCCCGTTTACTGCATGCCATGATCGGCACCGGCGCGGGATTTGCCGCGGGCAATAAAAATCTTTGCATCGGCGTGGGGGGCGCGGTCGGTTGGGAAAATCTCAATCTGGCGCGCGATTTGCGCTGGCAGCCGGAAGGCGGTTTTTTACGCCAGGGCGACAACGAAGTGCTGCGCATTTTTTATCGCCCTTTCCCCGCTTGAACCACCGGTCCGCAGGCTTTTTAGGATAAAAAACCGCCGCCCGGCGGTTTTTTTTGCTTACTTAAACCCGCCGTTGCGCATGAACTCAAGACCGGCGGTGGTGATCCGCGTTTGGTGCGGATCGATATCATAGTTGTTCTCGTCGATGTCGCTCATCACGTAGGCTTGTATCAGCCCCTTGGTTTTGAGATAGGCGAAGGGATCGGCGAAGGCGTGCGGGCTGGTGGCGTCCTGCTTCCACAGTTCGTAGGTTTTTTCATCCAGCGTGCCGGGGTGATTGGCGGCCAGCCGGGTCAGGATCTGATTGTAGAACTCATAGTCGGTCATGATGCAGTCCTCTTTATCGCGAGCGACAGTCTCGGAAAATAGCGTAACGTCTATCAATCATAGCCGAAGTTTTCCACCGCCTGCGGCGGCGTCGGGTTAGCCGCGTTGGCTTTCAATCCAGTGAAACAGACGTGAAATGCTGCAGGTGATATCGCCAATGTTGAAGAGCGCGCCGAGCCACAGGGCCAGCATCACCAGGATGCCGATGATGATGGGAAGGTCCATTTTGCTCATGATTATGTTCTTCATCAATAAAGAGTGTGCGGCAAAGCGTACCACCAATCCTGATTGTCATAAAAATGCGCTGCACATTATTTCTTTTGAAATCAAAGTAAAAAAGCCACCCAAACGGGTGGCTTTTGTCTTTCAGCGGCGATCAGTCCAGCTTGGGGTGCTGGTCTATCAGGATCTGCTTTTTCTTTTCCAGCTCGGCGATCTGCGCGTTGATGTCCTCGACTTTCTGTTCGATATTGTCGTAGGTCTCCTGCAGCAGTTCTTTCGCTTCTGTACGGTCAGAAGCGGCCGGCGTCGCGCCGCGCAGCGGCTTGTTGGCGGTCTCTTTCATGTACAGACCGGTGATAAGACCGATCACCGCCACAACCATCAGGTAGTAGGCCGGCATATACAGGTTGCCGGTCGCTTCGACCAGCCAGGCAGCGGCGGTCGGTGTCGCACCGGCGATCAGTACCGAAATGTTGAACGAAATCGCCAGCGCGCTGTAGCGAATGTGCGTCGGGAACATTGCCGGCAGAATCGAGGCCATCACCCCGGTGAAGGAGTTGAGCAGCACCGCCAGCACCAGCAGACCGACGAAGATCAGGCCGATGACGTTGCTGTTGATCAAAATGAAGCACGGGATCGCCAGCGCCAACAGGCCGATGCTGCCGCCGATGATGAACGGCTTACGGCCGATACGGTCGCTGGTCAGGCCGATCACCGGCTGCACGAACAGCATGCCGATCATGATGGCGATGATGATCAGAACGCCGTGATCCTCCGAGTAGTGCAGGTTATGCGACAGGTAACTCGGCATGTAGGTCAACAGCATGTAATAGGTCACGTTGGTGGAAATCACGATACCGACGCACACCAGCAAACTTTTCCAGTGTTTGGCCGCGATCTCTTTGAACGAGGTTTTCGGCGGATTTTCGATGGCGTTGCGGTCCTCTTTCTCCATCTTATCCACGTGCTGCTGGAACGCCGGGGTTTCTTCCAGCGCATGGCGCAAATAGAGACCGATCAGGCCCAGCGGCGCGGCGATGAAGAACGGAATGCGCCAGCCCCAGTCGAGGAAGTTGGCTTCGCCGACGATGCTGGAGATCAGCACCACTACGCCTGCACCCATCACAAAGCCGGCAATGGAGCCGAAATCCAGCCAGCTCCCCATAAAGCCGCGTTTGCGGTCCGGCGAGTATTCGGCGACGAAGATCGCCGCGCCGGAATATTCACCGCCGACGGAGAAGCCCTGCGCCAGTTTGGCCAGCAGCAGCAGGATCGGAGCCCAGATGCCTATCGACGCATAGGACGGGATCAGGCCGATACAGAAGGTGCTGACCGCCATGATGATAATGGTGACCGAGAGGACTTTTTGCCGGCCGAACTTGTCGCCCATGGCGCCGAAGAACAGGCCGCCGAGCGGACGCACCAGGAAGGGCACGGAGAAGGTCGCCAGCGCGGCGATCATTTGTACGCCGGGCGAGGCGCCGGGGAAGAAGACCTGGCCAAGTGCGTAGGCGACAAAGCCGTATACGCCGAAGTCGAACCACTCCATCGCATTGCCCAGGGCCGCTGCGGTGATCGCCTTCTTGAGTTTGCTGTCATCGATGATGGTGATGTCGTTAATGTGCATCGGTTTATGTCGTTTTTTTCTTAACTTCATATAATCATCCCTTAATGAATTATTCGTTGTTCGTGAAAGCGTAATCTCCGTTCACTGTTGTTTTCGAGTTATCAAATAGGCTAATCGAATCGCGGTTCAAGACGATTCATTATCCACATTTAAGTTGGGATGTGG of the Serratia marcescens subsp. marcescens ATCC 13880 genome contains:
- the proP gene encoding glycine betaine/L-proline transporter ProP, yielding MKLRKKRHKPMHINDITIIDDSKLKKAITAAALGNAMEWFDFGVYGFVAYALGQVFFPGASPGVQMIAALATFSVPFLVRPLGGLFFGAMGDKFGRQKVLSVTIIIMAVSTFCIGLIPSYASIGIWAPILLLLAKLAQGFSVGGEYSGAAIFVAEYSPDRKRGFMGSWLDFGSIAGFVMGAGVVVLISSIVGEANFLDWGWRIPFFIAAPLGLIGLYLRHALEETPAFQQHVDKMEKEDRNAIENPPKTSFKEIAAKHWKSLLVCVGIVISTNVTYYMLLTYMPSYLSHNLHYSEDHGVLIIIAIMIGMLFVQPVIGLTSDRIGRKPFIIGGSIGLLALAIPCFILINSNVIGLIFVGLLVLAVLLNSFTGVMASILPAMFPTHIRYSALAISFNISVLIAGATPTAAAWLVEATGNLYMPAYYLMVVAVIGLITGLYMKETANKPLRGATPAASDRTEAKELLQETYDNIEQKVEDINAQIAELEKKKQILIDQHPKLD